A DNA window from Niabella yanshanensis contains the following coding sequences:
- the prpB gene encoding methylisocitrate lyase, producing the protein MQMKSSATGSAGLRFREAIQNENPLQIVGAINANHALLATQAGFKAIYLSGGGVAAGSLGIPDLGITNLDDVLIDVNRITNITDTPLMVDIDTGFGASAFNIERTVKSLIKAGAAALHIEDQVGAKRCGHRPGKEIVSKDEMVDRLKAAADARFDEHFVIGARTDAFANEGFEKTLERAVAYKEAGADFIFAEAVPDLSYYQKFVDATGIPVLANITEFGMIPMYTVDELKNAGVGLVLYPLSAFRAANKAAQNVYTHIRKEGTQQNVLDTMQTRRELYDSINYYEYEKKMDELFKKK; encoded by the coding sequence ATGCAAATGAAGTCTTCAGCAACAGGTTCTGCCGGATTGCGCTTTCGTGAGGCCATCCAAAACGAAAATCCTCTGCAAATTGTTGGTGCCATTAATGCCAATCATGCATTACTAGCCACCCAGGCAGGTTTTAAAGCTATTTATTTGTCGGGCGGAGGCGTGGCCGCGGGTTCGTTGGGCATTCCGGATTTAGGTATCACCAACCTCGACGATGTACTGATAGATGTAAACCGCATTACCAATATTACGGATACTCCTTTAATGGTTGATATAGATACCGGATTTGGGGCGTCTGCATTTAATATAGAACGTACTGTAAAATCATTGATCAAAGCGGGCGCTGCAGCATTGCATATTGAAGACCAGGTGGGGGCTAAACGTTGCGGACACCGACCCGGTAAAGAAATAGTAAGCAAAGATGAAATGGTAGACCGGCTGAAAGCCGCTGCCGATGCGCGTTTTGATGAACATTTTGTAATAGGCGCCCGGACGGATGCTTTTGCTAATGAAGGGTTTGAAAAAACATTAGAGCGGGCAGTGGCGTATAAAGAAGCCGGAGCAGATTTTATTTTTGCCGAAGCCGTTCCCGATCTTTCCTATTACCAGAAATTTGTAGACGCTACCGGTATCCCGGTGCTGGCTAATATTACCGAGTTTGGGATGATCCCTATGTATACGGTTGACGAATTAAAAAATGCCGGTGTAGGTTTGGTGCTTTATCCTTTATCTGCTTTTCGCGCTGCTAATAAAGCCGCTCAAAATGTATATACGCATATTCGTAAAGAAGGAACTCAGCAGAATGTGTTAGACACCATGCAAACCCGCCGGGAGCTTTACGATAGTATTAATTACTATGAGTATGAAAAAAAGATGGATGAGCTTTTTAAAAAGAAGTAA